From Vicinamibacterales bacterium, a single genomic window includes:
- a CDS encoding prepilin peptidase, with translation MPVAIAALFGLIIGSFLNVCIYRLPRNLSIVWPASRCTTCNRNLSWYENIPVLSWTVLGGRCRTCGERISVVYPIVEIATAVVFALTYAAFGATPLFAVRLLFGCAMIVLFVIDLQHQILPNEITLPGIVVGLAASTFVEPGLAEAVIGAVAGGGALWLVAWGYERLRHRQGMGFGDVKMLAMIGAFLGWKLMLLTLMAASLTGSLVAVALLLAGRADSQSRLPLGTFLALAAVPVCLRGQAIIDWYVTLYR, from the coding sequence ATGCCTGTCGCCATCGCCGCGCTGTTCGGCCTGATCATCGGCAGCTTTCTGAACGTCTGCATCTACCGGCTGCCGCGCAACCTCTCCATCGTCTGGCCCGCGTCGCGGTGCACGACCTGCAATCGCAACCTCAGCTGGTACGAGAACATCCCGGTCCTGAGCTGGACGGTCCTTGGCGGACGATGCCGGACCTGTGGTGAGCGGATCAGCGTGGTCTACCCGATCGTCGAGATTGCGACGGCGGTCGTTTTCGCGCTGACGTACGCGGCGTTCGGCGCGACGCCGCTGTTCGCCGTACGTCTCCTGTTCGGATGCGCCATGATCGTGCTGTTCGTCATCGATCTGCAGCACCAGATACTGCCCAACGAAATCACGCTGCCGGGCATCGTGGTGGGCCTCGCGGCGAGCACGTTCGTCGAGCCGGGGCTGGCTGAGGCTGTCATCGGTGCGGTGGCGGGCGGCGGGGCACTGTGGCTCGTGGCCTGGGGGTACGAGCGACTGCGGCACCGGCAGGGCATGGGATTTGGCGACGTCAAGATGCTGGCGATGATCGGCGCGTTCCTCGGCTGGAAGCTGATGCTGCTCACGCTCATGGCGGCGTCGCTCACGGGCTCGCTGGTGGCCGTTGCGCTCCTGCTGGCCGGTCGCGCCGATTCGCAGTCGAGACTCCCGCTCGGGACGTTCCTGGCGCTGGCCGCGGTGCCGGTCTGCCTGCGCGGACAGGCCATCATCGACTGGTACGTCACGCTCTACCGTTAG